One window of Xylocopa sonorina isolate GNS202 chromosome 9, iyXylSono1_principal, whole genome shotgun sequence genomic DNA carries:
- the LOC143426876 gene encoding uncharacterized protein LOC143426876 has product MSTLGMYELTHPELLSESELKEILENRCIDFDNYKSLSKSELIDLYKRVALPLPQRQSESIDNLDTKKYTEAMRFANESHRNSVSSDNPTNTATDLNETREASEFSCTRSKSPTNEDTEASKKMRLHNSNNVTKCNGIDKRINNEKIDEAPMKKRQKITWP; this is encoded by the exons ATGTCGACACTGGGAATGTACGAATTGACTCATCCCGAATTACTGTCAGAGTCTGAGCTTAAGGAGATATtggagaat AGGTGCATAGACTTCGATAATTATAAAAGTTTATCTAAATCTGAATTAATAGATCTGTATAAACGAGTGGCATTGCCATTACCTCAGAGGCAATCTGAAAGTATCGATAATTTAGATACAAAGAAGTATACAGAGGCAATGCGTTTCGCTAACGAATCGCATAGAAATTCAGTTTCCTC GGACAACCCGACTAACACCGCAACAGATCTAAACGAAACCAGAGAGGCATCTGAATTTTCTTGCACGAGATCAAAGTCCCCTACAAACGAAGATACAGAAGCATCAAAGAAAATGCGATTACACAATTCGAATAATGTCACAAAATGCAACGGTATTGACAAACGTATTAATAATGAAAAAATTGAT GAAGCTCCAATGAAGAAAAGGCAAAAGATTACATGGCCATAA
- the Cpr4 gene encoding cuticular protein 4 — translation MSPLSIISQFYITINLIYPFNSCTITILTLPSVLFQQTIIVLAICMIASCKGGAIPLPAVPLAAKLAPVDPRLNYDPHPQYTYAYDVQDSLTGDSKSQQETRNGDIVSGSYSFIEADGTRRIVEYTADPLNGFNAVVHREPVAVIKPVVKVAPLAFHP, via the exons ATGAGCCCACTA AGCATTATTTCACAATTCTACATTACAATAAACCTAATCTATCCATTCAATTCTTGTACAATTACAATCTTAACACTTCCATCTGTTCTATTCCAGCAAACGATCATCGTGCTAGCGATCTGCATGATAGCAAGCTGCAAGGGTGGCGCTATTCCTCTGCCAGCGGTACCATTGGCGGCCAAACTTGCGCCAGTCGATCCAAGACTTAATTACGACCCTCATCCGCAATACACCTACGCATACGACGTGCAGGACAGTTTAACTGGAGATTCGAAGAGCCAGCAAGAGACCAGAAACGGTGACATCGTCAGTGGTAGCTACAGCTTCATCGAGGCTGACGGCACCAGGAGAATCGTCGAATACACGGCAGATCCGTTGAATGGGTTCAATGCAGTCGTTCACAGGGAACCAGTGGCGGTTATCAAGCCTGTGGTGAAGGTTGCACCGCTGGCGTTTCATCCTTAG
- the Cpr3 gene encoding cuticular protein 3, protein MRIKVRRILPRGISPLAILLQTNMAGKLVVLLSLAVLSKGAVVPAVPAVAAPVIAAAKLEEFDAAPQYSFAYDVQDAVTGDSKAQYETRNGDVVQGSYSLIEADGTRRIVEYTADPINGFNAVVSREPATAVAAVATPLVSYAPAIAPSAPVLPAAPAPAVPSSGPDSDVEVIEARNGPLLAAAPATRDEQLRQQQEQQLQQLRQLERQQQEQQQQQLQQLRQLQQQSRLQLQQRIEQRQPQRSSHEKQQEQEQQQQQQQQQQQHAAPVRALATPVQLAAKAAQPVRLVNLPAAKAVTSYAAYPSAYAYTAAYSSPLAYAAPLGGLTYAPATALL, encoded by the exons ATGCGTATAAAAGTACGACGAATCTTACCCCGAGGCATCAGTCCTCTGGCGATCCTCTTGCAAACAAACATGGCTGGAAAG CTCGTCGTTCTCTTAAGCTTGGCGGTCCTCTCGAAGGGAGCGGTGGTGCCAGCGGTACCAGCGGTGGCTGCCCCCGTGATAGCAGCGGCGAAACTCGAGGAGTTCGACGCGGCACCCCAGTACAGTTTCGCGTACGACGTGCAGGATGCCGTTACAGGTGACTCGAAGGCCCAATACGAGACCAGGAACGGCGACGTGGTCCAGGGTAGCTACAGTTTGATCGAGGCAGACGGTACTCGACGCATAGTCGAGTACACAGCGGACCCTATAAACGGCTTCAACGCTGTGGTTAGCCGGGAACCAGCGACCGCTGTGGCAGCTGTCGCCACGCCGTTGGTGTCGTACGCACCTGCGATCGCGCCTTCCGCACCTGTTCTGCCGGCAGCACCTGCGCCAGCAGTCCCATCCAGCGGCCCAGACTCAGACGTCGAAGTGATCGAGGCTAGAAACGGCCCTTTGTTGGCAGCGGCACCAGCTACTCGCGACGAACAGCTGCGACAGCAGCAGGAGCAACAACTGCAGCAGCTCAGGCAGCTCGAGAGGCAGCAACAggagcaacaacagcagcagttgCAGCAACTGCGTCAGCTTCAACAGCAATCCAGACTGCAGCTGCAACAGCGAATTGAACAGCGTCAGCCACAGAGATCGTCGCACGAGAAGCAACAAGAGcaggagcagcagcagcagcagcaacagcaacagcaacaacacgCTGCTCCAGTGAGAGCTCTTGCCACCCCAGTGCAATTGGCAGCCAAAGCAGCGCAGCCAGTTAGATTGGTCAACTTGCCAGCAGCCAAAGCTGTTACCAGTTACGCGGCTTATCCTAGTGCCTATGCATACACAGCTGCCTACTCGTCGCCTCTGGCCTACGCGGCACCTCTTGGGGGCCTCACCTATGCGCCCGCCACCGCGCTCCTCTGA
- the LOC143427526 gene encoding larval cuticle protein A3A-like encodes MAFKFIAFAALVAAANAGILPAAAPLSLAPAAHLAYPAQLAVAAPVAKAVVAKEVDADYDPHPQYSYAYDVHDSLTGDVKNQQETRDGDVVQGSYSLLESDGTKRTVDYTADPVNGFNAVVRKEAAAVAVKAVAAAPVADAAHPAPIAYAAQPAIAKIAAPALSYSSHYY; translated from the exons ATGGCCTTTAAG TTCATCGCCTTCGCCGCCCTCGTGGCCGCTGCCAACGCAGGAATTTTACCCGCGGCTGCTCCCCTCTCCCTCGCACCAGCAGCGCACCTGGCATACCCCGCCCAATTGGCAGTGGCAGCCCCAGTGGCCAAGGCAGTGGTGGCAAAGGAAGTTGACGCCGACTACGACCCTCATCCCCAATACAGCTACGCCTACGACGTGCACGATAGCCTGACCGGTGACGTGAAGAACCAACAGGAAACCCGCGACGGAGACGTCGTCCAGGGCAGCTACTCCCTCCTCGAATCTGACGGAACGAAACGCACTGTCGACTACACTGCTGACCCAGTCAACGGATTCAACGCTGTTGTCCGCAAAGAAGCCGCCGCCGTTGCCGTGAAAGCCGTCGCAGCAGCCCCAGTCGCCG ACGCAGCGCACCCAGCACCCATCGCGTACGCCGCTCAACCAGCGATCGCCAAGATCGCCGCACCGGCTCTGAGCTACTCGTCCCACTACTATTAA